From the Helicobacter mustelae genome, the window CTCATGAGCTCGATTGCTTCCTTGGAGGGAATCTCTCGGATAATTTTATTGCCACCATCCTCTTTGACTGTCACCACCAGCCCACGAATCTCATCATTATAGTTGAAGGTGATATCGGTATTGATGCGCTTCATTTCTTTATTGAGTTCTGCGCTGAGTTCATGAAGCTGTTTTCTGAGGTCTTGGCCTTTTTGCCCTTCTTGGATCTTTTGTGGACTGTCCATCCGTGGCGCCTCTGTCCTGATGGCTGTTTCCCTTTGACTGGCGGGTACCCCTGCGTTAGCGGCTATGTTGATGAGTTGCTTTTTGATCGCTGCTTGATCTGTATTGCTGTGAATGCTTTCTACCATGTTGTACACCTTGAAATATAGCTATGCTCTAATATCGAATAAAGTGAATTTTTTTTTATTTTATTGTTGATTTTTTTGTGAGATCACCTCTAGGGGATCGATATGCTTGTCTTTTTG encodes:
- a CDS encoding FlaG family protein, whose product is MVESIHSNTDQAAIKKQLINIAANAGVPASQRETAIRTEAPRMDSPQKIQEGQKGQDLRKQLHELSAELNKEMKRINTDITFNYNDEIRGLVVTVKEDGGNKIIREIPSKEAIELMSKMRDIITGLIFDKKG